Within the Myxococcus virescens genome, the region CGAGCCCCGGACTGTTCTTGTAAACCGGCGTTTCTTCCTTTACCGCAGCGCGTCCCGCCCATGCCGCAGTGCAGCAGTAAATGCTTGACAAGGCGCTGTAGAGAGCGCGACGACAGGTTCCCCACACGCCCAAAAGGGCTGTGATTTCATGAGGTTCAGGGTAGAAGGCACCCCGGCTCCGACCGCGGTCCAGCCGGTCCGTCGCAGGGCCGACAGGGGTCCTCGTGGATGAAAAGGATCATTGCAAATCGGTAAATCGATTTGCAGAGTGGGTAAAGAGCCCGAGGCGCGCGCGGCCATTCGCGATCGCCGGAGGCGTCAACGCACCCGGCCATGAACGACAACGCACTGAACGCCAACGTGGGCCTGAAGCTTCGGGGACTGCGCCTTGCACGGAACATCAAGCAGGCGGACGCAGCCAAGGACCTGGGCGTTTCCCCCGCGTACCTGAACCTCATCGAGAAGGGTAAGCGGGTGATGCCCTTCCCCCTGCTCTGGAAGGCCCTGCGCTACTTCGACCAGGACCCCGAGCAGTTCATGTCCACGCTGGGCGAAGGCCGCGTGGACGAAGCGCTCGCGAAGCTGCTGGACGAGCCGCTCCTCAAGAGCCTCGACATCGACCCGGAGTCGCTCCAGTCCCTCTCCGCGGAGCCGAAGCTCGCGGGCACGGTGGCGGCGCTCTTCAACCTCTACAAGAACACCCGCACGCAGTTGGAGAACGTGCTGGCACAGCTCAACGTCGAGGAGCGCACGCGCACCCAGGGCGGCCCGGGCAACGGCACTTCGCCCGGTGTGCGCTTCGACTACTCGCCCTTCGACGAGGTCAGCGACTTCCTGGAGAAGCACCGCAACTACTTCCCGGAGCTGGAAGAGCAGGCGGACGCGCTGCGCCGCGACGTGCGCCTGGAGCGGCAGATCACCAGCGGTCAGCTCATCCGGCTCCTGGAGGAGCGCTTCGGCTACCGCGTCCTCTTCGACGACCCGTCCCCCTCCGGCTCATCCGTGGTGCGGCGGTTGGACCCGGAGGAGCGGACGCTGACGCTGTCGCCCTTCCTCACCGAACAGCCGCTGAAGTTCCAGATTGCCGCGTCCATTGGCCTGCTGGTGATGGACCGCGAGAAGCTGCTGGAGCGCGTGCTGGACGCGGGCCGCATGCGCCACGGCGAGACGCAGCGGCTCATCAAGGTGAACCTGGCCAACTACTTCGCCGGCGCGCTGATGCTGCCCTACGGGGACTTCTTCAAGGAGGTCCAGCGCACGCGCTACGACGTGGAGCTGCTGTCGAGCATCTTCGGCTCCACCTACGAGACGGTGGCCCACCGCCTGTGCAACCTGTCGGACCCGAAGCGCCCCGGGCTTCCGTTCCACTTCCTGCGCGCGGACATCGCCGGCAACATCTCCAAGCGCTACAGCGGCACCGGCATCCGCTTCGCCTCTGGCGGCGGCAGCTGCGCCAAGTGGGCCGTGCACCTGGCCTTCCTCAACCCGTCCCAGCTGACGCGGCAGTACTCCATCATGCCGGACGGCACCGCCTATTTCTGCTTCGCCAAGGTGCAGCTCCAGCCGATTGAGGGCTCCATCGTCAAGGGCACCGCGTACTCCATCGGCCTGGGCACCCACGCGGAGAACGCCAAGTACCTGGCCTACGGCCTGCCCACGACGGACCTGCGCAAGGACGCCATTCCGTCCGGCATCTCCTGCCGCTTCTGCGAGCGCACCGACTGCAACCAGCGCGCGGCGGCCAGCTACCGTTTCGCCTTCGCCTTCGACGAGTACACGAAGAAGGACTGCTTCTTCTCCCCCATCCTCGTCCACGAAAAGGCCGACAAGGTGGAGAAGGACCGGCACCCCAGCGCCCATTCCCTGGCCGTGGCCGCCAACGGGACTGACGGGAGCGAGAAGGACGATTCGTTGGACAAGACCTCCCGCCGCCGCAAGGGTGGCGACGCCTGAGGCCCCCCATGCACCACCCGCCCGAAGACACCCAACGCACCCACATCCTCGACGCCATCCAGAAGCAGAAGAACGCGCTGGCGCCGCTGCGCATCACCGGCTCGCCCACCGAGGTGGGACAGGGTCTGGTGAACCTGGCCGAGCTGCACGGTCTGCTGGAGGACCACGCCGCCAGCCGGCAATTCTACGAAGAGGCGCTCGAGAAGTTCCAAGAGGCCAAGTACAAGCCCGGCCAGGCGCAGGCCCTGATGGGGCTGGGCGTGGTGAAGGCGAACTTCGAGGATCACCGCGGCGCCATCGAGCAGATTGCCCGCGCCGCCATGCTCTTCAACGAGTCCAAGGACCGTGAGGGCGAGGCCCTGGCCCGCGCCTGCATCGGCGAGTCCCTGCGCTCGCTGGGCCAGCCAGAGGCCGCCGAGGAGAAATACCAGGAGGCGCTCATCCTCCTGCGCCAGACGCGAAACACGGAGCGGGTGGCGCGGCTGCTCATCGACATCGGCGACATCCGCATGGAGAAGGGCGACTACGAGCCCGCGCGCAAGCGCTTCCTGGAGGCCGTGCCGCTGCTGGAGCAAGGTGATGATCCGGAGGCGCTCGCGCTGGGCCACC harbors:
- a CDS encoding helix-turn-helix domain-containing protein; its protein translation is MNDNALNANVGLKLRGLRLARNIKQADAAKDLGVSPAYLNLIEKGKRVMPFPLLWKALRYFDQDPEQFMSTLGEGRVDEALAKLLDEPLLKSLDIDPESLQSLSAEPKLAGTVAALFNLYKNTRTQLENVLAQLNVEERTRTQGGPGNGTSPGVRFDYSPFDEVSDFLEKHRNYFPELEEQADALRRDVRLERQITSGQLIRLLEERFGYRVLFDDPSPSGSSVVRRLDPEERTLTLSPFLTEQPLKFQIAASIGLLVMDREKLLERVLDAGRMRHGETQRLIKVNLANYFAGALMLPYGDFFKEVQRTRYDVELLSSIFGSTYETVAHRLCNLSDPKRPGLPFHFLRADIAGNISKRYSGTGIRFASGGGSCAKWAVHLAFLNPSQLTRQYSIMPDGTAYFCFAKVQLQPIEGSIVKGTAYSIGLGTHAENAKYLAYGLPTTDLRKDAIPSGISCRFCERTDCNQRAAASYRFAFAFDEYTKKDCFFSPILVHEKADKVEKDRHPSAHSLAVAANGTDGSEKDDSLDKTSRRRKGGDA
- a CDS encoding tetratricopeptide repeat protein, whose translation is MHHPPEDTQRTHILDAIQKQKNALAPLRITGSPTEVGQGLVNLAELHGLLEDHAASRQFYEEALEKFQEAKYKPGQAQALMGLGVVKANFEDHRGAIEQIARAAMLFNESKDREGEALARACIGESLRSLGQPEAAEEKYQEALILLRQTRNTERVARLLIDIGDIRMEKGDYEPARKRFLEAVPLLEQGDDPEALALGHLLLGESEGLLGNHEGARPHLLRAVELYQEVHDHAYEARARWDLGLSCYYQQDFAAARKQFETLIPLYGDLGQTGEVAKVQNILAHFTARGV